The following are encoded in a window of Geobacter metallireducens GS-15 genomic DNA:
- a CDS encoding DUF4194 domain-containing protein: MLDKDENLAAEDLRRAASIALDRQFLFGDKSRDQRSFHQILDAEDYYRNLFDALNLELICDRTAGYVGVVPRESHLTVGLDTEHSLFLLVLRVIYERAAQECRVGEFSQVFTDSEVMLDTFVAHTGRKRPGLVRLREILRTFSRQGLLEIDEDEDKAIRFRIRPSIRDIVTHGFLQALEEYTKGGEGEENGTDEAGGGQ, from the coding sequence ATGCTTGATAAGGATGAAAACCTGGCCGCAGAGGATTTACGTCGCGCAGCATCAATTGCCCTGGATCGTCAGTTCCTTTTCGGAGACAAGAGCAGGGACCAGCGTTCTTTTCACCAGATCCTCGACGCCGAGGATTATTACCGAAACCTGTTCGATGCCCTGAATCTCGAATTGATATGCGACCGGACGGCAGGGTATGTTGGCGTGGTCCCCCGGGAATCTCATCTGACCGTTGGCCTGGACACTGAACACTCTCTGTTCCTCCTCGTCCTGCGGGTCATCTACGAGAGAGCCGCCCAGGAGTGCAGAGTGGGAGAGTTTTCGCAGGTCTTTACCGACAGCGAGGTCATGCTGGACACCTTTGTTGCGCACACCGGCAGAAAGCGGCCAGGCTTGGTGAGGCTGCGCGAAATTCTTAGAACCTTCTCCCGCCAAGGGCTTTTAGAGATCGACGAAGACGAGGACAAGGCGATCCGCTTCCGCATTCGCCCATCGATCCGTGACATAGTAACGCACGGTTTCTTGCAGGCTTTGGAAGAATACACCAAAGGAGGAGAAGGCGAGGAAAACGGAACCGATGAAGCAGGGGGGGGACAATGA
- a CDS encoding Wadjet anti-phage system protein JetA family protein, translating into MLFNKLPDEIFKPLAGANRYFFEEILLFLFRYFSDEDITNEAVFPRRGHVVREIEELLERKGRLLQIVDEEGDAEEDISNAPGPAARYIYKRLVVTGWLEEEEDGYHVNVIMPPHASLLLEALEGVAHAEKKNYGSTIASIHLQLQAIANHPEDNARAFIEVVRAARDFTRHLQNIFSGLRGFQDIITRQHNPKLALSTFFDDFVENLLISDYKSLQAENNPFRHRANVLNLLIQIEHIDSIMTALIKVYQEDKNLAPDAAREKVISDLHFIARVFRSVDRRLDAIDLYRMRLESRVAEMVRYMDRNVPDLTNRGIKLLEELGRRSLEQPDGELPALPQPPRWISHALLSHRSIRKPQRRRQPQFIELAREQELSTEVKERLRLIQDYLQRRVMSPAKVVAFIDRQMGERATFAAKDFKIESVDELVAFAFVPFLNQMKGKPVPNMPLFNIRRTGDRLDTPLLECSDFIVERKG; encoded by the coding sequence ATGCTTTTCAACAAGCTGCCCGACGAAATCTTCAAGCCTCTCGCGGGCGCAAACAGATATTTCTTTGAGGAAATCCTTCTCTTCCTTTTCAGGTATTTCTCGGATGAGGATATAACCAACGAGGCGGTTTTTCCACGACGCGGTCATGTCGTCCGTGAGATAGAAGAACTGCTGGAACGCAAAGGCCGCCTGCTGCAAATCGTCGATGAGGAAGGGGACGCGGAGGAGGATATCAGCAATGCGCCAGGGCCGGCCGCCAGGTACATCTACAAGCGCCTCGTCGTGACAGGCTGGCTCGAAGAGGAAGAAGACGGCTATCACGTCAACGTCATCATGCCACCTCACGCCAGTCTTCTCTTGGAGGCCCTTGAAGGTGTCGCCCATGCAGAAAAGAAGAACTACGGCAGCACCATCGCCTCTATCCATCTACAACTCCAGGCGATTGCCAATCACCCTGAAGACAATGCCCGCGCATTCATTGAGGTTGTTAGAGCGGCGCGTGACTTCACCCGTCACTTGCAAAATATCTTCTCCGGCCTCCGCGGCTTTCAGGACATCATCACCCGTCAGCACAACCCTAAACTTGCCCTGTCCACTTTTTTCGATGATTTTGTCGAGAATCTGCTGATCTCCGATTACAAGTCCCTCCAGGCGGAAAACAACCCCTTTCGTCATCGCGCCAATGTCCTGAACCTCCTGATTCAGATCGAACATATAGACTCAATCATGACGGCGCTGATCAAGGTCTACCAGGAAGACAAGAACCTGGCGCCAGACGCAGCGCGGGAAAAGGTGATAAGCGATCTTCATTTTATCGCCAGGGTGTTCCGCTCAGTTGATCGGCGACTCGATGCCATCGATTTGTACCGCATGCGCCTGGAATCACGGGTGGCGGAAATGGTCCGTTACATGGATCGCAACGTTCCCGATCTAACCAACCGAGGAATCAAGCTGCTGGAAGAGCTCGGCAGGAGATCGCTGGAGCAGCCCGATGGAGAGCTCCCCGCTTTACCCCAACCTCCTCGCTGGATATCTCATGCGCTGTTGAGTCATCGCAGCATCCGCAAACCACAGAGACGCCGACAACCTCAATTCATCGAGCTGGCCAGGGAGCAGGAACTCAGTACAGAAGTCAAAGAGCGCCTGCGGCTTATCCAGGATTACCTGCAGCGGCGTGTCATGTCACCTGCCAAAGTGGTTGCGTTCATCGACCGGCAGATGGGGGAGCGCGCCACGTTCGCGGCTAAGGATTTCAAGATCGAATCGGTCGATGAGTTGGTGGCATTTGCCTTTGTCCCTTTTCTCAACCAGATGAAGGGCAAACCGGTCCCGAACATGCCTCTGTTCAACATTCGCCGCACAGGGGATCGGCTTGATACACCACTGTTGGAATGCAGCGATTTTATCGTCGAAAGGAAGGGGTAG